Genomic window (Gasterosteus aculeatus chromosome 13, fGasAcu3.hap1.1, whole genome shotgun sequence):
TCATAGCTCAAACAGACTTATTTGGTTTTACTCCAAAGCGATTGATGATCTTAGAAAACAGAGACACACCTGTAACTTCCGTTGTTGCTACTGGCTGCTTTTTTAATGCACTTTTTACGTCTTTAGAGGAAAACCAGCATGAAAAGTAAATCATCAGAATGCTGATGCTGCGTTTAGTATTCTGCAGCACGTCCAAAGCACAATAGTGAGGGATTCATTTTTTGCATCaatttgaaaacaacaaaaaaagggactAGAAAAATAACTGGTGTGGCAGCGGCTTAGCGTACGACACATTTCAGGCTTGGCAATTTGACCCCAGGCAACATCTCACGCAGCTGTTGTACCGTGCAGCGTTCCAGGCGTCTAACAGTTTAGTAAATCATTTTGTCAGTCCTACTTCAGGCACCTTTATGCGATGCATCCGTGTCCGTTTGCACTGAGAAAGTAGAGAGTAATGCAAGTTGTGGGAAGATATGCTGATGACGTTTATTCACAGTAACACAGGTGTCTATATTTAATTCATACCGGTAATCCGTTTTGGAGCCAAGTTCACAGGCCAGGATGATTGAAATGACTCATCCCTTTATAACGGCCAAAAAGGCCCTCAAGCTGATTGCATAAACCTCCCTTTTGTCTCACTCAGACTCGTATACAAGCAAACATTCTCATATGTGTCTACCCAAGTCAGAGCAGGTTTCTTCCATATTTCAACCTACTTCACCACTAAAAAGCTCTCATCTATTACCAAACCAGTACAAGTTGAATTTCCTTCATTGGATAAATTCAAATTATTCAAAAGCCAAGACATGCAAGACATTAGCAACTGTTTAAGATGATGGTTTTTGttagacacaaaaacatgtcaCAGCTGTGCACCGCTGAACTCCTGCTGGCAGCACATCTGTGATGGTCTTCAAACTTTGATGCTCCAGCACTTAAAGTGTCAGGAAGGTTTAGATACGTCTCATCTTGCCTCAAAGGGgaaacataaataacaaaaagataATCTGCAAAAGATATTTTTGTGTTGATAAGacacactaaaaaaaacaacaactaaattATCATTTGTAATTTCAATGTGTGGCTGAAAACAAGGAGTCAAATAAACACGTCCAAGCGAGCGAGAATATGATAACACAGACTTGCACAAACAATCAAAGTACTGGAGAGTAAAGCTGATGACGAAAGTTGTGCTTGTGAACGGAGGTGGTGTGATGCAACATTGCCTTctagtggagacacaaatatgGATTTAACCTGCAGTGTTATAAAGTGGAGCAAGAACCAGTAATGCACGTTGGCTGCTGAATCCTCTTGTTTGCCTCAGGGATTCTCTTCATGCAAAGTCTCCAATGTTTGTCTGGTACACATCAGGAAACTCCACGAGGCATGAATCATGATCAGCATCAATTAGCAAAGAGGCTGCTTTGCTACTTGTTACATTGTCACGTGCAGAGGATGCTTGAGAACAGAATGTCATATGAGCTGTTAATGTACTCGCTGtaggtgcttttattgtgaaggaggagacggaaggaggagggaggaggaagtgagtTTCGAAGTTAACATAAAGTTGTTGCCACCTTGGTGCAGAAGCGGAgcggtgtttgttgttttattaatattgtGAAGTACAGGCGAACCATAAACCCTCGGCTGCATATATATCGCAGCTCTTAAACTTAGATATAAACTTAAAGACAAAAAAGTTAAAGACAATTAAAGACAAAGCACGCTTACTGGCCTGCAAAATCAACCAAAACCGGACAGACGTTTTTAATTGCAGACCAGACAACACGCCGGGACCAGAGCTAATAACTTATTAGAATAACGTTTGCACGTGAACACTAGTGAGCATCGAGGTTGATATCCGACGTCAtgcacacatcttttttttttctttaccttttCGTTTGTACAACCAGGAAGTAGTTGAGTCCTCCGCGCATGCGCAGTCGTGCAGTAGTGAAACGTCTCCCGACAGGTGTCTCCGCAACATTTGACGATGTCCTCCGACTCTTGTCCAGGAGCCGCTGAGCACTCCGGGCTGCTGAAGCTTTACTCCGCCATGTTCTACGCCGGCAGTTCGTTCGTCATCACGGTGGTGAATAAAACGGTGCTGACGAGCTTCAGGTAACGTGATGTGACGTCATCGGACGGGGGGCTTTGCGGCGTCACCGTACACTGTGTTATTGAAAGTAGCATTAGTGTGATGGGATGGAAATACTCATGTAAAGTCACGCATGGGCATCCTTCTTAAAGTATCTCAGGTAAACGTTGCCTCGCGGATGTGCACATTACGTCACTGGTATGAGATACATGTTAAAATAATATGGAAAGCTTAAAATGACAAATCAAATCATCAAGTCATTATTGGATCACACAAAGTCTGTTTGGTTTCTCAGATTTCCCTCCTACATGTGTCTGGGAATTGGCCAGGTAAGTTGTTCAGATATTGATgtttctttatgtgtgtgtcacacacgtacacacgcacacgcacacacacacacacacacacacacacacacacacacacacacacacacttcactgtAACTTTGGTGCTTTCAGATGCTCGCCACACTTGTTGTCCTTTATGCTGCCAAAATGAGCAAAAGAGTCCAATTTCAAGATTTTGATAGAAGTATTCCCTTTAAAGTAAGAAgttcttcatttatttagaaaatatatcaaaatatcttataaaataaaacctttctttaattgcatttaatttgtttatATTGCCCCCTTTATTTTCTACACAGATTTTCCCGCTTCCTTTGCTTTTTATTGGGAACCATATAACAGGACTGGCAAGCACCAAAAAACTCAGGTTCTAATAAAGTACTTTTACTCCTTAAGTCTGCCGATCCTTGTTTATGTGGCGTTCctaaaaacatgttgtttttttacagtttacCCATGTTTACAGTACTTCGGAAATTCACCATTTTGATGACGATGACCTTGGAAGTATATATATTAAGGTAAGGCAAGTCTCAGCCGGTCTGAAAGTTCTGTAACAGGAAACCGGTGTTATCTACGATCAGTCGAATGAAACAAGATACGGGCTTTGGGAGTTATTACCTGAATGCTCcaggcctgtttgtttttttttcttcagaaaaACATTCCCCAAACGCCTCGTGTACAGTGTTGTGACCGTAGTCCTCGGTGCCATGGTTGCTGCCTGGTATGaactatttaaatgtaaaaaaaaagaaaaaaaaaagaaaggggaatGCTTTGTGAACGTGAGAACAAACACATttgctcttcctctctcctctagTTCAGACCTGGCCTTTGATCTGGAGGCCTACTCCTTCATCCTGCTCAATGACGCCTTCACCGCGGCGAGCGGCGTGTACACCAAGCAGAAGCTGGACACGGAGGTAACCTTCCCTGCGCGGTCCGTCCCAACGGAGACCAGAGACGCAGTGTAACTTACTCTTCGCTCTGTGTAGCCGTGGTTCGCTGCTttatctgatttattttttaacagcaACACAGGATGTAGAAGATCGTGTTGCTGGGTAGTTCAGCTACAACAGGAGGAAGAAAGTTAAACTTGTTTTTCTAGTTAGGATCATTGATTATGTTTCTATTCTATTTTACATCCAAGATCTTTTCTGGGACATAATGGGTCTGGACGCTCGTGTGTCCTACATTTATAACAACCAAAGTTCAGGCTTTGGTTTGGTGAAAGTAAACCGCATTTAGAACGCACAGATCACATGAACGCCCAGATTTTTGATGCAATAACATCAAATTATTTTGCTTGTACAAGTAGAATCTGATTTATTATTCTATTAATATTGTGATATTCAACACGCAGTAAAAGTAACTGCCGTTTGTTACCCAGTGAAGTGTCTAATAtattcctttttgtgttttgttaagGGCCTCGGGAAGTATGGTGTCTTATTTTACAATGCACTAATCATTGTCATCCCCACCTTCTTGGCAAGTGCTTTAACTGGAGATCTACAGCAGGTAGAGGCGGTTGCTCTGATCCAGCACGTCATCTCTGGGTATTTGTTCCCAAAACGCTCTGCTTTTTCCTGCCTGACCGACTTCTGTCTTTTGGTCCACAGGCGGTCACATTTCAGGACTGGGTTGAggtcacttttattttttgcttcctCATGTCCTGCTTCATGGGGTATGTCAGTTACTGTCACATGTTTGTGAGGAACCCGCACTTCCATAGCTGTCACGTTGCTGTTTAACCAgactgttttgttttccaggttCGTGCTGATGTATTCCATAGTCCTGTGCAGCTACTATAACTCTGCACTCACTACAACAGTAGTGGGGGCAATAAAGGTATGAACACGGCCATTAAAGTACCACTATGGGACTAGAAAGCACCGGCACGGCATATCTCTGCCGACCCCTCCTGCAACTGTTAGTTCATTGCGTGTCCCTGAGAAAGACACCCgaccccctaactgctccccggctacacactgctcccactgtgtgggaagGATTAAAAGGCCATGTAATGTGATCGACCATGCTTATACCTG
Coding sequences:
- the slc35d2 gene encoding nucleotide sugar transporter SLC35D2 isoform X1, yielding MSSDSCPGAAEHSGLLKLYSAMFYAGSSFVITVVNKTVLTSFRFPSYMCLGIGQMLATLVVLYAAKMSKRVQFQDFDRSIPFKIFPLPLLFIGNHITGLASTKKLSLPMFTVLRKFTILMTMTLEVYILRKTFPKRLVYSVVTVVLGAMVAACSDLAFDLEAYSFILLNDAFTAASGVYTKQKLDTEGLGKYGVLFYNALIIVIPTFLASALTGDLQQAVTFQDWVEVTFIFCFLMSCFMGFVLMYSIVLCSYYNSALTTTVVGAIKNVAVAYIGIFVGGDYLFSWTNFLGLSICMSGGLMYSYLTFIDKPPGSNAGGSPQLKIQT
- the slc35d2 gene encoding nucleotide sugar transporter SLC35D2 isoform X2, whose product is MSSDSCPGAAEHSGLLKLYSAMFYAGSSFVITVVNKTVLTSFRFPSYMCLGIGQIFPLPLLFIGNHITGLASTKKLSLPMFTVLRKFTILMTMTLEVYILRKTFPKRLVYSVVTVVLGAMVAACSDLAFDLEAYSFILLNDAFTAASGVYTKQKLDTEGLGKYGVLFYNALIIVIPTFLASALTGDLQQAVTFQDWVEVTFIFCFLMSCFMGFVLMYSIVLCSYYNSALTTTVVGAIKNVAVAYIGIFVGGDYLFSWTNFLGLSICMSGGLMYSYLTFIDKPPGSNAGGSPQLKIQT